In a genomic window of Sporosarcina trichiuri:
- a CDS encoding GtrA family protein — translation MPKFEVREFISFAVVGVINTATYYAFYLFGLKGLGLAYMAAHFGAVFLSMVISFFLNSYVTYKVKPTLKKFLIYPVTQLVNIVVTAGLLYLLVDGLGMNSTVAPLAALIITVPVTFVVTGKVLKAA, via the coding sequence ATGCCAAAATTCGAAGTTCGTGAATTCATCTCATTCGCCGTGGTCGGCGTCATAAACACCGCAACGTACTATGCGTTCTATCTGTTTGGACTGAAAGGGCTCGGACTTGCGTACATGGCTGCACATTTCGGAGCCGTTTTCCTGAGCATGGTGATCTCGTTCTTCCTGAACAGTTATGTGACCTATAAAGTGAAACCGACCTTGAAGAAATTCCTGATCTATCCGGTCACCCAGCTCGTCAATATCGTCGTGACCGCCGGGCTGCTGTACCTGCTTGTGGACGGGCTCGGTATGAATAGTACAGTGGCGCCGCTCGCTGCGCTGATCATCACAGTGCCGGTCACATTCGTCGTCACGGGAAAGGTGCTGAAAGCGGCATGA